In the Streptobacillus moniliformis DSM 12112 genome, one interval contains:
- a CDS encoding ABC transporter permease: MYNIFLGEIKRYFLEIKTYYPDYIVSLVISLILYLILFGFETENTKYIGYIYWILASSVLSEASASISSEKQAGTIKNLIVKPYSILTIMTFRTLSWLIINFSKIVLILLILKYVFQLNLMFNILLIPILIITLISIYGFSLILMTLTIVYTKTASFESVISYILLFLSGSVYSVEKMPLIIQYITNYFPLTLGIKISNHILSGELVNLNEILILIIDSIIYLLLGYILFKKIIKNNEKYNQRY; the protein is encoded by the coding sequence ATGTATAATATTTTTTTAGGAGAAATTAAAAGGTATTTTTTAGAAATAAAGACCTATTACCCAGATTATATAGTAAGTTTGGTTATAAGTTTAATACTATACTTAATATTATTTGGATTTGAAACAGAAAATACTAAATATATAGGGTATATATACTGGATATTAGCAAGTTCTGTGCTATCAGAGGCATCAGCATCTATTTCATCAGAAAAACAAGCAGGGACTATAAAAAATTTAATTGTTAAACCTTATTCTATACTAACTATTATGACATTTAGAACTTTATCATGGTTAATAATAAATTTTAGTAAAATAGTATTGATATTACTAATATTAAAATATGTATTTCAGTTAAATTTAATGTTTAACATATTATTAATACCTATTTTAATAATTACATTGATTTCTATTTATGGATTTTCTTTGATTTTAATGACACTTACTATTGTATATACTAAAACTGCATCATTTGAATCTGTAATTAGTTATATATTGCTGTTTTTATCTGGTTCAGTATATTCAGTAGAAAAAATGCCTTTAATAATTCAATATATTACAAATTATTTTCCTTTAACATTAGGAATAAAAATTAGTAATCATATTTTAAGTGGTGAATTGGTTAATTTAAATGAAATATTAATCTTAATAATAGATAGTATAATATACCTACTTTTAGGATATATATTATTTAAGAAAATAATTAAAAATAATGAAAAATATAATCAAAGATATTAA
- a CDS encoding ABC transporter ATP-binding protein translates to MSSIIKIEHLFKNYGNKAVLKDINLEINQGEILSILGKNGVGKTTLLSIILKMIEASSGNIKFRNVDIRDINNKKYYSDINIVLENSQNIYYYMTGLENILYFGSLYGYNKEKILTNVNNWIDLFELRDAINKKVSIYSRGMIQKLSIIIALINKPKLLLLDEPTLGLDVYSKRKMMDMIKILSEKENITIILTIHQMDIVEYLDSKLILLDKGEVVYVGRIDDLKTKYTTKQYIVKYSIDDITYEEKILKENFEEIYMYLKSKKVDEIYEIKKYEKSLEELILEME, encoded by the coding sequence ATGAGTAGCATAATAAAAATAGAACATCTATTTAAAAATTATGGAAATAAAGCAGTATTAAAGGATATAAATTTAGAAATAAATCAAGGAGAAATTTTATCTATACTAGGTAAAAATGGAGTTGGTAAGACAACTTTATTAAGCATAATTTTAAAAATGATAGAAGCTAGTAGTGGGAATATTAAATTTAGAAATGTGGATATAAGGGATATAAATAACAAAAAATATTATTCAGACATTAATATAGTTTTAGAAAATAGTCAAAATATTTATTACTATATGACAGGCCTTGAAAATATACTGTACTTTGGCTCACTATATGGATATAATAAAGAAAAAATTTTAACTAATGTAAATAATTGGATAGATTTATTTGAGTTAAGAGATGCTATAAATAAAAAAGTTTCAATTTATTCTAGGGGAATGATACAAAAATTAAGTATAATAATTGCCTTAATAAACAAGCCTAAATTGTTACTTTTAGATGAACCAACGCTAGGATTAGATGTTTATTCTAAAAGAAAAATGATGGATATGATAAAAATATTATCTGAAAAAGAAAATATAACTATAATATTAACAATTCATCAAATGGATATTGTTGAATATTTAGATAGTAAATTAATATTGTTAGATAAGGGTGAGGTTGTTTATGTAGGAAGAATAGATGATTTAAAAACAAAATATACGACTAAACAATATATAGTAAAATATAGTATAGATGATATAACATATGAAGAAAAAATTTTAAAAGAAAATTTTGAAGAAATATATATGTATTTAAAATCAAAAAAAGTTGATGAAATATATGAAATTAAAAAGTATGAAAAAAGTTTAGAAGAATTAATTTTAGAAATGGAGTAA
- a CDS encoding transketolase family protein produces MTHVYNGEAMKETIELRKVCIDKFHEFLQKDKDVVILDADLMGSLGTASLQKEYSDRIINCGIMEAQEISCASGMKRAGLKPFVHTFTAFASRRCLDQIFMSSLYQDNPITIIASDAGIQAVHNGGTHMSFEDMGLIRGLAGTTVIEPTDSTVLKAVLDEVYNKNDKFYWIRLTRKNVFKVYEEDAKIEIGKANLIQHGKDVTIIANGMMVHNARIAAKKLEEEGINVTLLDMFTLKPIDKDAIIKYCKDTKLVVTAENHSITNGLGSAVAEVLSENCPTKLVRVGVKERYGQVGTLEFLEKEYELSADDIYRAIKDNL; encoded by the coding sequence ATGACACATGTATATAACGGAGAAGCTATGAAAGAAACAATAGAATTAAGAAAGGTTTGTATTGATAAATTTCATGAATTTTTACAAAAAGATAAAGATGTAGTGATTTTAGATGCAGATTTAATGGGTTCTTTAGGTACGGCTTCACTTCAAAAAGAATATAGTGATAGAATAATTAACTGTGGAATTATGGAAGCTCAAGAAATATCTTGTGCATCAGGTATGAAAAGAGCTGGATTAAAACCTTTTGTTCATACATTTACAGCATTTGCAAGTAGAAGATGTTTAGATCAAATTTTCATGTCTTCTCTTTACCAAGATAATCCAATAACAATTATAGCTTCTGATGCTGGAATACAAGCTGTTCATAATGGTGGAACACATATGTCATTTGAAGATATGGGATTAATAAGAGGACTTGCAGGAACTACAGTTATAGAACCTACAGATTCTACTGTACTTAAAGCAGTACTTGATGAAGTGTATAATAAAAATGACAAATTTTATTGGATAAGACTTACAAGAAAAAATGTATTTAAGGTATATGAAGAAGATGCTAAAATTGAAATAGGTAAAGCAAATTTAATTCAACATGGAAAAGATGTTACTATTATAGCTAATGGAATGATGGTTCATAATGCTAGAATTGCAGCTAAAAAATTGGAAGAAGAGGGAATAAATGTAACATTACTTGATATGTTTACATTAAAACCTATAGATAAAGATGCAATTATTAAATATTGTAAGGATACTAAACTTGTAGTAACTGCTGAAAATCATAGCATAACTAATGGACTTGGTTCAGCTGTTGCAGAAGTTCTTTCAGAAAACTGTCCAACTAAACTTGTTAGAGTAGGTGTTAAGGAAAGATACGGTCAAGTTGGAACTCTTGAGTTTTTAGAAAAAGAATATGAATTAAGTGCAGATGATATTTATAGGGCAATAAAAGATAATTTATAA
- a CDS encoding transketolase encodes MITTKEFAREIRINVLKMLNNLGFGHYGGSLSVVETLAVLYNDIMKYDNKNPNWEERDYFVLSKGHAGPALYSALALKGFFAKEELLTLNVNGTKLPSHPDRLKTSGVDITTGSLGQGISIATGIAKALKIQKKENRVFTIIGDGEAQEGQVWEAMQFIAHHNLNNLIVFIDYNKQQLDGYLEDICKPYSFEEKVKSFGLEASTVKGDDIEAIKKAILLQGEKPLVIILDTIKGQGVKFIETFKGNHHIRANEEVKKELEKAINDLQSEVK; translated from the coding sequence ATGATTACTACAAAAGAATTTGCAAGAGAAATAAGAATAAATGTTTTAAAAATGTTAAATAATTTAGGATTTGGACATTATGGTGGTTCACTATCAGTTGTTGAAACACTTGCTGTGTTATATAATGATATAATGAAATATGATAACAAAAATCCTAACTGGGAAGAAAGAGATTATTTTGTACTTTCAAAAGGTCATGCAGGGCCTGCACTTTATTCAGCATTGGCACTTAAAGGATTTTTTGCAAAAGAAGAGTTATTAACATTAAATGTTAATGGAACTAAATTACCATCTCATCCAGATAGATTAAAAACTAGTGGAGTAGATATAACTACAGGATCTTTAGGTCAAGGGATATCTATAGCTACAGGTATAGCAAAAGCTTTAAAAATACAGAAAAAAGAAAATAGAGTATTTACCATAATTGGAGATGGTGAAGCACAAGAGGGACAAGTTTGGGAAGCTATGCAATTTATAGCACATCATAATCTAAATAACCTTATAGTCTTCATAGACTATAATAAGCAACAATTAGATGGATACTTAGAAGATATATGTAAGCCATATTCGTTTGAAGAAAAAGTTAAATCATTTGGATTAGAGGCTTCAACTGTTAAAGGTGATGATATAGAAGCTATTAAAAAAGCTATACTTTTACAAGGAGAAAAACCTTTAGTAATAATACTTGATACTATAAAAGGTCAAGGAGTTAAATTTATTGAAACTTTTAAAGGAAATCATCATATAAGAGCTAATGAAGAAGTTAAAAAAGAATTAGAAAAAGCAATAAATGACTTGCAAAGTGAGGTGAAATAA
- a CDS encoding PTS ascorbate transporter subunit IIC gives MKSILNFIVDILKTPAILVGLIALIGLLLQKKSITDVVKGTIKTILGFLVLGAGASFLVEQLGPMTSMFEKAFAIQGVIPNNEAIISVALKDFGTTTALIMALGMLANILIARFTRLKYIFLTGHHTLYMAAMIAIMLHIAGFNGALLIVVGAVLLGLTMAIFPALAQPFMKGIIGDDSVAFGHFSTLGYILSGYIGKLVGKGSKSTEEMKLPKNLSFLRDSSISISLTMMIIYVILAIFAGKDFVTTNLSGGDNYIIYALLKGIGFAGGVYIILQGVRLILNEIIPAFKGISEKLVPNAKPALDCPIVFPYAPNAVLIGFIFSFLGGLVGLFILGIFNAVLILPGVVPHFFCGATAGVFGNSTGGRRGAMIGAFANGLLLTFLPAVLYPLLGSLGYIGTTFSDADFAILGIILGNAAKLLNPTLITIIISVVVLALIIHNIFAKENKE, from the coding sequence ATGAAATCAATATTAAATTTTATTGTTGACATTTTAAAAACACCAGCGATATTAGTTGGACTTATAGCATTAATAGGATTATTGTTACAAAAGAAATCTATAACTGATGTTGTTAAAGGTACGATTAAAACTATTTTAGGTTTCTTAGTATTAGGAGCTGGAGCAAGCTTTTTAGTAGAACAATTAGGACCTATGACTTCAATGTTTGAAAAGGCATTTGCTATTCAGGGAGTTATTCCAAATAATGAGGCAATTATTTCAGTTGCATTAAAAGATTTTGGAACAACTACAGCTTTAATTATGGCTTTAGGTATGCTTGCTAATATTTTAATAGCACGTTTTACTAGGTTAAAATATATATTTTTAACAGGACATCATACTTTATACATGGCAGCCATGATAGCTATTATGTTACATATAGCTGGATTTAATGGAGCTTTATTAATAGTAGTAGGAGCTGTATTATTAGGTTTAACTATGGCAATATTCCCTGCACTTGCTCAGCCTTTTATGAAAGGTATTATTGGAGATGATTCGGTTGCATTTGGACATTTTTCAACTTTAGGATATATTTTATCAGGATATATAGGGAAATTAGTTGGTAAAGGTTCTAAGTCAACAGAAGAAATGAAATTACCTAAAAATTTATCATTTTTAAGAGATTCATCAATTTCTATTTCATTAACTATGATGATTATTTATGTAATTTTAGCAATATTTGCAGGTAAAGATTTTGTAACAACTAACCTTTCAGGTGGAGATAACTATATCATATATGCTTTACTTAAAGGTATAGGATTTGCAGGAGGAGTATATATTATATTACAAGGTGTTAGATTAATATTAAATGAAATAATTCCAGCATTTAAAGGAATTTCTGAAAAATTAGTTCCTAATGCTAAACCAGCACTAGATTGTCCAATAGTATTTCCTTATGCACCAAATGCAGTATTAATAGGGTTTATCTTTTCATTTTTAGGAGGATTAGTAGGATTATTTATTTTAGGAATATTTAATGCAGTATTAATATTACCAGGAGTAGTACCTCATTTCTTCTGTGGAGCAACAGCAGGAGTATTTGGTAATTCAACAGGTGGAAGACGTGGAGCTATGATAGGTGCATTTGCAAATGGACTATTATTAACATTCTTGCCAGCAGTATTATATCCATTATTAGGAAGTTTAGGATATATAGGAACAACTTTTTCTGATGCTGACTTTGCAATACTTGGAATAATATTAGGAAATGCAGCAAAATTATTAAATCCTACACTAATTACTATAATAATATCAGTAGTTGTATTAGCATTAATTATTCATAATATATTTGCTAAAGAAAATAAGGAATAA
- a CDS encoding PTS sugar transporter subunit IIB, whose translation MKIMAVCGSGLGSSFMLEMNIKKVLDKIGFDAEVEHSDLASVTINSADLFVMGKDIAESSSLPLDKVVILDSIISISELEEKLIEKLK comes from the coding sequence ATGAAAATTATGGCAGTTTGTGGTTCGGGACTTGGATCAAGTTTTATGTTAGAGATGAATATAAAAAAAGTTCTTGATAAAATTGGATTTGATGCTGAAGTAGAACATTCTGATTTAGCATCAGTTACAATTAATAGTGCAGATTTGTTTGTAATGGGAAAAGATATTGCTGAAAGTTCATCATTACCACTTGATAAAGTTGTGATACTTGATAGTATAATATCTATTTCAGAATTAGAAGAAAAATTAATAGAAAAATTAAAATAA
- a CDS encoding PTS sugar transporter subunit IIA codes for MLFNKNNVVVIERVKDWEEAIKIAALPLVESKNIKEEYIFKMIESVKKLGFYIVITDDIAMPHARPEDGVLETGVSFLKVNEAVEFGDNKLHLIFVLAAKDKNTHIDVITELLEIFQDNDKISKLKEANKLEEILKII; via the coding sequence ATGCTATTTAATAAAAATAATGTAGTTGTAATAGAAAGAGTTAAAGATTGGGAAGAAGCCATAAAAATTGCTGCCCTTCCTTTAGTTGAGAGTAAGAACATTAAAGAAGAATATATTTTTAAAATGATAGAATCAGTTAAAAAATTAGGCTTTTATATAGTCATAACTGATGATATAGCTATGCCACATGCAAGACCAGAAGATGGAGTTTTAGAAACTGGAGTATCTTTTTTAAAAGTAAATGAAGCAGTAGAATTTGGTGATAATAAATTACATCTAATTTTTGTTCTTGCAGCAAAAGATAAAAATACTCATATAGATGTAATAACAGAGCTATTAGAGATATTTCAAGATAATGATAAAATATCAAAACTTAAAGAAGCTAATAAATTAGAAGAAATATTAAAAATAATTTAG
- a CDS encoding BglG family transcription antiterminator, whose amino-acid sequence MINEREIRILERLLEENVLNLENICEYFRVSKRTIQYNLNNINYFLSKKGFSKIGIKNGNILISSKLELKEFLESIKDKEYISRDDRITLIYLYALYNKNGLNISSLSKKIDISRNTLKLDMNLLDGEKFQYIYSRGYFLDWTNNKKIEFLDEIYNKKSLQKYIKEVIDFEIMKKVENFLKTLSVSIKLNINEEIYQKLIITIYTMIKFPEKNNTSTKFSLDEEMGNIKEIFVEYFGSHSSFEKIAEMLIGLSINPNFESWLDESFLIKKMIKSVGDEIGIDLTEDKILYDFLLTHIKVSIYRLKKGIKLKNSIYQQLVLENNPIIPIIKASIVEMEEIFEIKFTEIEISLIAYHFKASIERMKTFNRKKVILVCGLGYGTSRILEYNLKEKFDIDIVDVIPAYMIDKINLNSVDYIISTIDLENFDFIKINPLLNVEDYEKLDKLGIKRRQDKVLVDDLLDEIENNDINFDRNKLKNTLLDKFSNILVDSFKSESKLIKALNKNSVIFRKNVSNWEEAIELLGNNLVSKCSITNEYIDEMKKMVKKLGPYIVIYDGIALPHAKFEHSVMKTDASLLILEEAVDFGKGKKAKVLLCFSSKDNNSHLELLGDFYKLILNEKFLEDISRIKTYEKLMSYFKEKI is encoded by the coding sequence ATGATAAATGAAAGAGAAATAAGAATACTTGAAAGACTTTTAGAAGAAAATGTTTTAAATCTTGAAAATATTTGTGAGTATTTTAGAGTATCTAAAAGAACTATACAGTATAATCTTAATAATATTAATTATTTTTTATCTAAAAAGGGATTTTCTAAAATTGGAATAAAAAATGGAAATATATTAATTAGTTCAAAACTTGAATTAAAAGAATTTTTGGAAAGTATTAAAGATAAAGAATATATAAGTAGAGATGATAGAATCACCCTTATATACCTTTATGCTTTGTATAATAAGAATGGATTAAATATTTCAAGTTTATCAAAAAAAATAGATATTTCAAGAAATACTCTTAAATTAGATATGAATTTACTAGATGGAGAAAAATTTCAATATATATATTCAAGAGGATATTTTTTAGATTGGACAAATAATAAAAAAATAGAATTTCTTGATGAAATATATAATAAGAAGTCATTACAGAAGTATATAAAAGAAGTTATAGATTTTGAAATTATGAAAAAGGTTGAAAACTTTTTAAAAACACTTTCTGTAAGTATTAAACTTAATATTAATGAGGAAATATATCAAAAACTAATAATAACTATATATACTATGATAAAATTTCCTGAAAAGAATAATACGAGTACTAAATTTAGTTTAGATGAAGAGATGGGGAATATAAAGGAAATATTTGTGGAATATTTTGGCTCTCATTCAAGTTTTGAAAAAATAGCAGAAATGCTCATAGGATTATCCATTAACCCTAATTTTGAATCTTGGCTAGATGAATCATTTTTAATAAAGAAAATGATAAAGAGTGTAGGAGATGAGATAGGAATTGATCTTACAGAAGATAAGATCTTATACGATTTCTTATTAACCCATATAAAAGTATCTATATACAGACTAAAAAAAGGAATTAAATTAAAAAATTCTATTTACCAACAATTAGTTTTAGAAAATAACCCTATAATCCCTATTATTAAAGCTTCCATAGTTGAAATGGAGGAAATATTTGAAATTAAATTTACAGAAATTGAAATTTCACTTATAGCCTATCATTTTAAAGCTTCTATAGAAAGAATGAAAACTTTTAATAGAAAAAAAGTCATATTAGTATGTGGATTAGGTTATGGCACATCAAGAATACTTGAATATAATTTAAAGGAAAAATTTGATATAGATATAGTAGATGTTATTCCAGCATATATGATAGATAAGATAAATTTAAATTCAGTAGATTATATAATTTCAACTATAGATTTAGAAAACTTTGATTTTATTAAAATTAATCCATTGCTTAATGTTGAAGATTATGAAAAATTAGATAAATTAGGAATAAAAAGAAGACAAGACAAAGTTTTAGTAGATGATTTATTAGATGAAATAGAAAATAATGACATAAATTTTGATAGAAACAAACTTAAAAATACATTACTAGATAAGTTTTCTAATATATTAGTTGATAGTTTTAAAAGTGAAAGTAAATTAATTAAAGCCTTAAATAAAAATAGTGTTATTTTTAGAAAAAATGTTAGTAATTGGGAAGAAGCAATTGAACTATTAGGTAATAATTTAGTTTCTAAATGTTCAATAACTAATGAATATATAGATGAAATGAAAAAAATGGTTAAAAAATTAGGACCATATATAGTAATTTATGATGGTATAGCCCTGCCACATGCAAAATTTGAACATTCTGTAATGAAAACAGATGCAAGCTTATTAATACTAGAAGAAGCAGTAGATTTTGGTAAAGGAAAGAAAGCTAAGGTATTATTATGTTTTTCTAGTAAAGATAATAATTCTCATTTAGAACTTTTAGGTGATTTCTATAAACTAATACTAAATGAAAAATTTTTAGAAGATATAAGTAGGATAAAAACTTATGAAAAATTAATGTCATATTTTAAAGAAAAAATATGA
- a CDS encoding ShlB/FhaC/HecB family hemolysin secretion/activation protein, translating to MKSLLTIIFTPLILYSTIVDKVIYNGIENSKAIFLNSDIKRGEELDISKIDTLAENFKYVKNNNIDIKIEPSDNEGMSNIVINNKKTNPFKLSISLDNHGKNIEEGKYRYTINTGLEGLILNEKLDISYTFITPKLPNKIFKKDIDELLPGEELEEIKDKRFARRNENLNINLSFPIKNNKIYLIYSNSIYLKSLFTENDNRYDVSGVSNKYEIKIDRKVNRYINLNLGYYHIDRKSYVEDVKNAHDKINNISIGFNTRIKEKHKLNLKFNNKVINKKYIPSFNMEYKYKEMIDISNIIEYGKLNTDMSLNLKYRSIYSNIGFSTDYKYFSPNIKLGVNFNISRLNIDSCLEYNQVFRALFAIKFDIIK from the coding sequence ATGAAAAGTTTATTAACAATAATATTTACACCATTAATACTATATTCTACAATAGTAGATAAAGTAATATATAATGGGATAGAAAATAGTAAAGCAATATTTTTAAATAGTGATATAAAAAGAGGAGAAGAACTAGATATATCTAAAATAGATACCTTAGCTGAAAATTTTAAATATGTTAAAAATAATAATATTGATATTAAAATAGAACCATCAGATAATGAGGGAATGTCAAATATAGTTATAAACAACAAAAAAACTAATCCTTTTAAATTATCAATATCTTTAGATAATCATGGTAAAAATATTGAAGAGGGAAAATATAGGTATACTATTAATACAGGACTAGAGGGATTAATTTTAAATGAAAAACTAGATATTAGTTATACTTTTATAACTCCCAAACTTCCTAATAAAATATTTAAAAAAGATATAGATGAATTATTACCAGGAGAAGAATTAGAAGAAATAAAGGATAAAAGGTTTGCAAGAAGAAATGAGAATTTAAATATAAACCTATCATTTCCAATAAAGAATAATAAAATATACTTAATCTATTCAAATTCAATATATTTAAAAAGCCTATTTACAGAAAATGATAATAGATATGATGTTTCTGGAGTTAGTAATAAATATGAGATTAAGATTGATAGAAAAGTTAATAGATATATAAATTTAAATTTAGGATATTATCATATAGATAGAAAGAGTTATGTAGAAGATGTAAAGAATGCACATGATAAGATAAATAATATTTCTATTGGATTTAATACAAGAATAAAAGAGAAACATAAACTTAATTTAAAATTTAATAATAAGGTAATAAATAAAAAATATATACCGAGTTTTAATATGGAATATAAGTATAAGGAGATGATAGATATTTCTAATATTATAGAATATGGTAAATTAAATACAGATATGTCTTTAAATTTAAAGTATAGAAGTATATATTCAAATATTGGATTTAGTACAGATTATAAATATTTTTCTCCTAATATAAAATTAGGTGTTAATTTTAATATTAGTAGATTAAATATAGATTCATGTTTAGAATATAATCAAGTATTTCGTGCCTTATTTGCTATTAAGTTTGATATAATAAAATAA
- a CDS encoding two-partner secretion domain-containing protein, protein MKKFIGIVLMVSLFSFARIKGVVINNGNIREERTRLALLNVTGINESKLSGMLETLSKDKLDVILSNPNGITLNGASFLNI, encoded by the coding sequence ATGAAGAAATTTATTGGTATAGTTTTAATGGTTAGCCTTTTTTCGTTTGCAAGAATTAAGGGTGTAGTAATAAATAATGGAAATATAAGAGAAGAGAGAACAAGACTTGCACTGTTAAATGTAACAGGGATAAATGAAAGTAAATTAAGTGGAATGCTTGAGACATTAAGTAAAGATAAACTTGATGTAATACTTTCAAATCCTAATGGAATTACATTAAATGGTGCAAGTTTTTTAAATATATAG
- the aphA gene encoding acid phosphatase AphA, which yields MKKLLLLTALMSITTFAAGPKVPYTHEGFYTTENVQKAVHFVSVEQIEKSLEGQGPINVSFDIDDTLLHSSGYFRYGIDYFQIPNHPRGRNSYLDNQKYWDYLAEMGDEHSIPKISAQKLIDMHLKRGDRIFFITGRTKHSKDKNYSSTKTSKTLKRFFNLPYEVYIEYAGEKQVGGYKYDKSFYIKKHNVSIHYGDSDDDILAARELNIRGIRVQRAYNSTNPQKLNGGYGEEVLINSAW from the coding sequence ATGAAAAAACTATTATTATTAACTGCACTAATGAGTATAACTACTTTTGCAGCAGGTCCTAAAGTTCCATACACTCATGAAGGGTTTTATACTACTGAAAATGTTCAAAAAGCTGTACATTTTGTATCAGTAGAACAAATTGAGAAAAGTTTAGAAGGACAAGGTCCTATAAATGTAAGTTTTGATATAGATGATACATTATTACATTCAAGTGGATATTTTAGATATGGTATAGATTATTTCCAAATACCTAATCACCCTAGAGGAAGAAATAGTTATCTTGATAATCAAAAATATTGGGATTATTTAGCAGAAATGGGAGATGAACATTCTATTCCTAAAATTTCAGCTCAAAAACTTATAGATATGCACTTAAAAAGAGGAGATAGAATATTTTTTATAACTGGAAGAACTAAGCATTCTAAAGATAAAAATTATAGTTCAACTAAAACTTCTAAAACACTAAAAAGATTTTTCAACTTACCTTATGAAGTATATATAGAATATGCTGGTGAAAAACAAGTTGGTGGATATAAGTATGATAAATCATTTTACATAAAAAAACATAATGTTTCTATTCATTATGGAGATAGTGATGATGATATTTTAGCAGCTAGAGAATTAAATATTCGTGGAATAAGAGTTCAAAGAGCTTACAATTCTACTAACCCACAAAAATTAAATGGTGGATATGGAGAAGAAGTTTTAATTAATTCTGCATGGTAG
- a CDS encoding tyrosine-type recombinase/integrase — MKGNLHSIRHTFITKMQQLQIKVSIIKNIVGHEEKNVTDGVYTHWSIKDLRDAINQLKY; from the coding sequence ATGAAAGGTAATCTGCATTCAATAAGACATACATTCATAACAAAGATGCAGCAATTACAAATAAAAGTATCAATAATAAAAAATATAGTTGGTCATGAAGAAAAAAATGTTACTGATGGAGTGTATACCCATTGGAGCATAAAAGACCTAAGAGATGCAATTAATCAATTAAAATATTAA